TGACCGCAGAATTTTCCCAGATCGTCCCAGGCACGCAAACAAGCACCTGATGCAAAGTGCCAGACCTTTATTGAGTCGTCGTTCGCGGATGCCACGAACTTACCATCGCCTGAAACCGCCATTGTGGAGCCACCCCGCTTGTGTGCTTGAATCGACTGAATTGGAGCTCCCGATTCCCAGACCGTCAGATTTCTACCTAGCGTAATGAACCGTATGCTTCCGGGAACAGATGCAATCTTTGCTGCTTTTTCGGACGGCAGTGGCCTTGACTTCAATCCGGATGTCGCCCAGATTCGAATATCTTTTTGCCCGCCTGCCGAAGCTATAATCCGGCAATTCGGACTGAAATCCATCCCCTGTTCATCGCTCAGTGTATTTTCGTAGTGTCGTACCTCGTGCGCTTCTGACACATTCTCCACTTTAAGGTTACCCATCCAATCGAGACTCACTGCAATTCTTCCATCGGAGCTGCAACGCACATTGGTGATTTTGCCGCCAAGAGTGTGCCACTCGCGGACCAATTCAGCATCAGGAGCCGACCAAACATGCATCATACCCTCGTTTGCAGCGGCAAAGATCAATCTTGCATCCGGAGTTATGCAGAGTGTTTCGAGGTCCTCGATTTTCACTTCTTGAATGCATTTTCCTCTGGTGATGTCCCAAAGGTAGATGGCGTTTTTATCCCAGCAAGCCGCCAGTTTGCCGTCAGGTGTTACGGTTATGCCAAGGTATTTTCGCGGTTTGTCATCCATCACTCGAACACAGGTTGCATTCGCCACGTCCCACAGTCGGAGCACTCGATCCGCCGAAACAATCATCGCTCCATCGTGTGTTATGGCAATATGAGGAATGGAAGGCTCAGGAATTTCAAAAAAACAAATTCGTCTGCCGGATGTTAAGTCCCAAAGATCAATGCGACCTTTCCCACAAGTTACAGCGAGCTTAAGGTCTGGAGTTGCAGAAACGTTGCGGCTATCTGTGGATATGGTGATTCTGCATCTTCCGGAAACAACATCCCACAGGCGCAAATTTCCATCACCGCATGCAGAAAGGACCTGCTTCCCATTCTGGCTCAGAGCAACAGCCTCCACCCAATCCTGATGCCCTTGCAGCGTTCGAATCAGAGCAGGAACTGTAGGAACGGGTCCCGGGCGAGGATCACGCGCGATCCACGGAGCCGTTAACGCTTCGGCCAGAGGTTCAGCCGTTTCGACCACCGCTCCTTCCCGGGCGTGATTCCGGGCCAGAAAAATCGACTGTTCGGGTGCAACGAGCAACAGGTGTGCATGAGCTGAAAAAAAGGCTGAAAATTGAGCTACCCTTCCGGATGGCTCGTCAGAGGCAAACATGTCTGTGTCCCTCAGTTCCGCCTCTTGCGCCCATTTCATTGCTCTCAAGGCCCACGTTGAATGGTGATCGTCAAGACCAAAATACCGATCGGGCAAGGTCTGATTGAAATCGAAAAGCACTTTGTCGGCATTAAAACTCTTGCCGGATAGACCCGATGATTCAATCTCCGCAAGTACAGGACCGGCCCCTTTATCCGGATGTGGATCTTTACTTCCGGCGATAACAGCAGCTGTACATTCAGGAAGCCATTTCGGCATCGGCCCAACCGAATACCCGCCGTATGGATTAAAGGGATCATAGCGCTCATATCCCGGCCACGAATTGAGCGCTGTTTCATAATCGGCTTGCAGATCGTAAATTTTTTCGGCTTCGCACTTGGCCCGTATGAAAACCAAATCGCATAATGTTCTTTCGACTCCTTCCCAATCTTGAGCCTTTGTTCGTTGGTGAGGGAGTTCATCCAGTGCTCTTTCGTATGGTTCACGCCACCGGTCTTCAAAATAGTCTGCAATCGTCCTGTGAATCGCTTCGCGATCTGCTTGATTTTTCAGATATCGATTCCCAACAGCTTCTTTTAGTTGACCGTGAAAAAAATCGATGACACCGGAACGTTCAAAAAGATAAGAACTAAACGAACGATAAAGGCGTGTCCACAACATATCCGGCAATTTGACCGTTTCGCCGGTCGCTTCTAATACAGGCGCATGATGCTTCAAGAGTGTTTGCATTTCATCTGACGTCATCCCGTACCGTCCGCAAGCGATGAATTTCATGCAATCCGATACCAAATCAGGATTGAAATCCTGTTCGATCCGCTCAAGTACTTGATCGAATAACAACGGCAATGTGTCAGGCAGTAGATCCACTTTGTTCCGGAGTTCATCAAACTGGCCAAACACACGCAATTCTTCAAGCGCAACAAGTATGTATAAAGGATTGCCGGACTTCACTTTTCCATAGAAAGCATGTTCGACGTCTCCTGTCGGAAAATGATGACGGATCTCTTTTAAATACCTCTCCACCAGCTGTTGAATTTCCAATGGGGCTAATCCTGTAACGACTTCCTCTTGCACCTGTTTCCGTCGCGCCAGCAAAGCATTCCGCACATCACCTTGCACTGTGCTCAGGATGAATCGGACGTTTCCCGGAAGCTGTGGCGAGAGCCAACTCAGGGATTCGGGGTCACCAGAATTTTGAAGTTGATTTAGCGCATCAATTACGATGAGTATTCTCAGATCTTGGGATGCTGTTGTTAGTAATTCCGGAAATCGATTCACGAGTTCCTTCATCTCCTGTGGCACAGGCTCGTTGGATCCGATCGAATGACTTAAGTGAGTACAGATTCGATGAAGCATCTTCCGGATGTTCGTGGAATCGGGTGAAGCGCCAACGAAGTGAGGAATGATCAACCAATCCGGATGAGCGCGGGTTGCTTCATCAGTAAAATGCGCCATCAGTGCGGATTTTCCATAACCCGGTTCGCCCCCGATCAAAAGAATGGAAGGATCTCCATCTTCCAAACAAAATGCGTGCATTCGACCCAACAAGCCGAGTCGTCCGATAAAACGGCGGGTCCGCTCAGCCATGAACAATTCATGAAGCTCATTTTCTTGCTCCCACTCTTCCTTTTGGGAACGCACTTCTGCTTCGGCCTCGATTCTTCCCCATAGAGTATTGAGCACCTGCTGGCCAAAGATTTCGAGATCGTCGTATTCAAAATAAAGGAGGCCTTCCTTTGCAATTTCTTCTTTAAGAGTGGAAAGTTTTTTTTGAGTGTCCGGACTCTGCTCGAAGAAATCCGATTCCTTTCCTTTCGCAATTTTCCGGGTCAGGGATTCACTGCGAAAGAAGAAGAAGCTGCGGTCGCGTTGATAGATGGAGTATCTTGAGAATGCTGACCGGATGATTTCGATCTCTTGAGGGGTGGTATCGGCGCCTATCAAATATTTATTCTTTTCGGCATCCCATCTGTAACACCTGGCAAGGCAATTTTTTTCTTCATTTGTAAGGGAGACGCCTCCCAGCTTCTCTTCCAAAATTTTTCTGAGATCGACAACTTGACGCGGAATGTTCGTATGCAGTACGCCGTGATAAATTTCCTGGGCGGTGATGGAATGATCATGACCTTGTGGAATATAGCCATAGCGATGCCCCAAAATTCCGATAAAATAAGGGCGACAAGTATCAATCTCATCCAGACAAATATCCAATGCCTTTCCATCCTGAGCATCCTTTTCGGTAACCCCCCACCGCAGATCAACATCGATTAAATGAATGCGCCTCACCCTGCACCGTTCTTTTAGTTCAGGGAAGACAAAACGAACGAGATGATCTCGTTCCAGGTGCATGTCACGGAAGGTTGATGAGATGAACACTCGGACGTTCTTCCAGCCCTTACGCACTTTGTTTTCCTCTTTCTCATTTTACTAAACCTGGCGTCCTGCCGTCGCATTCAACTTCAAAATACATTTCCGTCACTCTTTTGACGTTATTTCCGGGCTGGGCTAATCTGTAACCAAGCCATGCAGGCTGCCCCTACAGTGCCGCTCAAATGGGAGAACGTCTACGTATTTATTAGTAGCACCTTCAACGACATGCATGCCGAGCGCGACTATCTCGTCAAGCGTGTATTTCCGGATCTACGCGAATGGTGTGAGCAGCGCAAACTCCGTCTCATCGATATCGATTTGCGCTGGGGAGTAACGGAAGCAGATGCCGCCAGCAGGCGAGCCTTAAAGGTGTGCTTGCAGCGTATCAACGATTGTCGCCCCTTCTTTCTTTGCTTTTTAGGGCAGCGCCATGGCTGGGCTCCGGGTAAGGATGGAATCTCTTCCGACACGTTCGACGAATTTCCGGAACTTGAGCGCGAATTGAGCAGTTATCCGGCCGCTTCCATTACGGAATTGGAAATTCGGCACGCCATTTTTCGTCCGCTTGGTTGGCGCGATCCCAAGAACGGGCGCCTGCATCGCTACGATCCGGCCCAACATGCTTTCTTTTACCTCCGTGACCTAGACTATCTGAAGTCCTTAGCCAACGCTCCGCGACAATTGTTTTGCTTCTATACGCACGATGTGGTGCCGGAAGAGGAAACCGAAGAAGAAAGGGCGGAGCGTGTTGCCTCGCGGCAGGCTCTGGAAGAACTGAGGAATGAAATTGAAACTCGCGGAACTCCTCATCGACCGATTCATTATTCTACAACCTGGCGCGACGATCTGCAGACGCCTGAGATCACCATGCCCCTGCATTGCCCTCATCTACAAGAAGACAACATCAAACGATGGCGCAACACGTGGAATCGCTTCGCCAATCTTGGACTCAGCGAAACGGAAGTGAGCATTCCCGAACCCAAGCGCCCATATGCGAACACCTACAATGCTGCTTTGACAAAAGGCCGCCTTGCGAACTTCCTTCACAACAAAACCGAACTGGCGGTGTTGATCAAACAAAATCTCCAGCAAGCTATCCTGGAGCGATATCCCGATCGCAAGCAGGTGGAAGAAACCACCGATCTGCAGCGAGAGCTGAATCAGCAAGAAGAGTTTATTGCTAATATTGTAGAAGGATTTGTCCAACGCGCCGGTGATTTCGACGAATTGGACGATTATGTGAACAGTGACTCGCGCCGGCTCTTCGTTCTTACGGCGCCGGGCGGCATGGGGAAATCGACACTGCTGGCAAAATGGGTGGATGGCTGCCGGAAGCATTACTCCGTTCATTCCCGATTCATCGGTCAAAGCGATGGCTCGTCAACCGTCTATTCCTTAATGCGGTTCCTACTCGGTGGAATCCAGGAAGCTCACCGGGAGCTGGATGTACAGATTTCGGAAGATCCCAACGAGCTTCGTCGCGACTGGTTCGAATTGCTCAGTGTGATTGGAGAGTTCGGAAAAACCGTAATCCTGATCGATGCCTTAAATCAATTGGAATCGGGGCTTTCGGATTTGACATGGCTTCCGCGTCCGCTTCCCGAAAACGTCAAGATGATCGTCAGCTTAAAGGTGGATGATGAGGAGTCGCTGCGAGTTCACAAGAAGATGCAGTCGGATCCTAACGTACAGCTCTCCGAAGTAAGACCTTTTACCGAACGAAAAGATCGCGAAGAGCTGGTGGAAAAGTATCTGGAACGATACTGGAAAGATTTGGAGCCCCAGCTTCTGGATGCGCTCATTGGATCTCCAGGAGCCATCAATCCACTTTATCTGAAGGTTGTCTTATCGGAGCTGCGCGTCTTTGGCGCTTTCGCGAATCTATCGGAAAAGATCCGGCAGGATTTTGGTGACACGCCGGTTTCCGCCTTTCATGCTGTCTTAAAGCGATTGGAAACAGACCCCGCATATTCCGCCATCGAGCCGAAGGAAGCGGTCCCGCTCCTTTTCGGATTACTTGCGCATGCGCGCCATGGTCTTTCGGTCGATGAGCTGAACACAATCGTTGTTCAGGCACTGAAGCTTGCAAACACCGATGAGATTCGACAGGCTACTGCCGATGCGATCCATTTATTTCTTCGTCAGATCCGTCTTTTCTTGGCGCGTCGCGAAGGTCGC
This genomic window from bacterium contains:
- a CDS encoding DUF4062 domain-containing protein, whose protein sequence is MRKGWKNVRVFISSTFRDMHLERDHLVRFVFPELKERCRVRRIHLIDVDLRWGVTEKDAQDGKALDICLDEIDTCRPYFIGILGHRYGYIPQGHDHSITAQEIYHGVLHTNIPRQVVDLRKILEEKLGGVSLTNEEKNCLARCYRWDAEKNKYLIGADTTPQEIEIIRSAFSRYSIYQRDRSFFFFRSESLTRKIAKGKESDFFEQSPDTQKKLSTLKEEIAKEGLLYFEYDDLEIFGQQVLNTLWGRIEAEAEVRSQKEEWEQENELHELFMAERTRRFIGRLGLLGRMHAFCLEDGDPSILLIGGEPGYGKSALMAHFTDEATRAHPDWLIIPHFVGASPDSTNIRKMLHRICTHLSHSIGSNEPVPQEMKELVNRFPELLTTASQDLRILIVIDALNQLQNSGDPESLSWLSPQLPGNVRFILSTVQGDVRNALLARRKQVQEEVVTGLAPLEIQQLVERYLKEIRHHFPTGDVEHAFYGKVKSGNPLYILVALEELRVFGQFDELRNKVDLLPDTLPLLFDQVLERIEQDFNPDLVSDCMKFIACGRYGMTSDEMQTLLKHHAPVLEATGETVKLPDMLWTRLYRSFSSYLFERSGVIDFFHGQLKEAVGNRYLKNQADREAIHRTIADYFEDRWREPYERALDELPHQRTKAQDWEGVERTLCDLVFIRAKCEAEKIYDLQADYETALNSWPGYERYDPFNPYGGYSVGPMPKWLPECTAAVIAGSKDPHPDKGAGPVLAEIESSGLSGKSFNADKVLFDFNQTLPDRYFGLDDHHSTWALRAMKWAQEAELRDTDMFASDEPSGRVAQFSAFFSAHAHLLLVAPEQSIFLARNHAREGAVVETAEPLAEALTAPWIARDPRPGPVPTVPALIRTLQGHQDWVEAVALSQNGKQVLSACGDGNLRLWDVVSGRCRITISTDSRNVSATPDLKLAVTCGKGRIDLWDLTSGRRICFFEIPEPSIPHIAITHDGAMIVSADRVLRLWDVANATCVRVMDDKPRKYLGITVTPDGKLAACWDKNAIYLWDITRGKCIQEVKIEDLETLCITPDARLIFAAANEGMMHVWSAPDAELVREWHTLGGKITNVRCSSDGRIAVSLDWMGNLKVENVSEAHEVRHYENTLSDEQGMDFSPNCRIIASAGGQKDIRIWATSGLKSRPLPSEKAAKIASVPGSIRFITLGRNLTVWESGAPIQSIQAHKRGGSTMAVSGDGKFVASANDDSIKVWHFASGACLRAWDDLGKFCGHIYGVSFTADNRMLVTASGDGGRSACLWDIVTGELIHAFALGPLQSIVIRADGKTAISASGNQLYEWNLLTGEPLKAFPASGVKISIITADGKFLIAGLQTMERTGPDKAHIFGEICIWDIDSGEFLKRIHVSEDPTGQLSVTPDGNFFISGGFYSDTTIRVSERSSGECVAIYAGADDVPGSITPVSPDGTFACLLKNDDIHVLHLRNLHLDAPVITPVYRYHFQLSDFLPQSKWKERVTARDSEEPPLFSGSDEIPGHYEDALSCVCPFCGNCFMPSENTEPCECPHCGKQLKLNPFCVDNRILFR